A section of the Xiphias gladius isolate SHS-SW01 ecotype Sanya breed wild chromosome 8, ASM1685928v1, whole genome shotgun sequence genome encodes:
- the si:ch211-236l14.4 gene encoding SITS-binding protein: MPHARNRNPSPIPEVTWDTGLKEMNETWKGAIACLGVAVFFVMTIGIIYWQVVDQPNKNWILKGTFSGLIWERRTHSLVIQTLTEDKTYLEIDVGNVGNPDIEVPFVRNLCWLNKTEFCYTWDSVAEVKISLEVNEQTETECYSMTWAPVHCHVELKDCFSMANVSWYGGASVRGQTWPINDQNATMQPFIVSDLRDNPSGYGSALERYFLGSSGVAVLVNPDIPLQLGVDSRQQFCLQSLPSMERLPLQYTVCVAHNVKAAHQEAMQQLSQPSRELPNLKAMWLPFWKLLTNVDSGPKVERELRIFSNRLRRHQLGEGVISLNEHSTTLLSDMDHDYLNIRKRGMSKRLTRDLPLVKLLNISITLSPFLGVDTTQFHTSLTDGTEAYWLSLPSAPQGQLVPVMSQWRGRFCVKLNITNPGAVSWFLDRVGSLQAHLGMEYIMLEGGEGNLFEEQALRPPQALGGDKYISLLADLATRIGDSTIMTAGTRSSHKPLFVRMTPLQSDWSPMGLKGIIPSLLHHTLLGYNFLIPDAVGGSLSGDLVTDEELFIRWLEIAAFLPVISFHTPPWVCGEDRVLNVTQTYITKHQRDVVPLIERYAEEWRMTGNPIYRPMWWLSPSDPMTFTIDDQFLIGDKVLVAPVVEKGLVQRDIYLPDGGFQWQDSRNAQVFDGGTFLQDYPVPLEEVAVFLRRS; this comes from the exons ATGCCCCACGCTCGAAATAGGAACCCTAGCCCCATTCCAGAGGTAACATGGGACACGGGACTGAAGGAGATGAACGAGACCTGGAAAGGAGCTATCGCCTGTCTCGGGGTGGCCGTCTTCTTCGTGATGACCATCGGGATCATATACTGGCAAGTAGTGGACCAGCCCAACAAGAACTGGATCCTCAAGGGGACTTTTAGCGGACTGATCTGGGAGAGACGAACCCACTCGCTGGTCATACAGACCCTGACGGAGGACAAGACCTATTTGGAGATAGATGTCGGGAACGTGGGGAACCCCGACATCGAAGTGCCCTTCGTGAGGAACCTGTGCTGGCTGAATAAAACGGAGTTCTGCTACACTTGGGACTCGGTGGCCGAGGTGAAGATCTCCCTGGAAGTGAATGAGCAGACGGAGACGGAGTGCTACAGCATGACCTGGGCGCCGGTGCACTGTCATGTGGAGCTGAAG GACTGCTTCTCCATGGCCAACGTGTCCTGGTACGGCGGAGCCAGCGTCCGGGGTCAGACGTGGCCCATCAACGATCAGAACGCCACCATGCAGCCCTTCATCGTCAGTGATCTGAGGGACAACCCCTCAGGCTACGGCTCTGCCCTGGAGCGCTACTTCCTGGGCTCATCag GTGTTGCAGTTCTTGTAAATCCTGATATCCCCCTGCAGCTCGGGGTGGACAGCAGACAGCAGTTCTGCCTGCAGTCACTGCCCAGTATGGAGCGTCTCCCTCTAcagtacactgtgtgtgtggcccACAATGTGAAAGCTGCTCACCAGGAAGCCATGCAACAACTCTCCCAGCCCAGCAGGGAGCTGCCCAACTTGAAAGCAATGTG GCTGCCGTTCTGGAAGCTGCTTACCAACGTGGATTCGGGCCCGAAGGTGGAGAGGGAGCTGAGGATCTTCTCTAATCGTCTGAGGAGACACCAGCTGGGGGAGGGAGTCATCAGCCTCAATGAACATTCCACCACCCTCCTCTCTGATATG gacCATGACTACCTCAACATCAGGAAAAGGGGGATGTCCAAGAGACTGACCAGGGACCTCCCACTTGTCAAGCTTCTTAACATTTCCATCACCCTGTCCCCTTTCCTCGGCGTGGACACCACGCAGTTCCACACCTCCCTCACGGACGGCACCGAGGCCTACTGGCTCAGTCTCCCCTCAGCCCCTCAGGGACAGCTG GTCCCTGTGATGAGTCAGTGGCGAGGAAGGTTCTGTGTAAAGCTGAACATCACCAACCCAGGAGCGGTGAGCTGGTTCCTGGACAGAGTGGGATCCTTGCAGGCCCACTTGGGGATGGAGTACATCATGCTGGAGGGGGGCGAGGGGAATCTGTTTGAGGAGCAGGCCCTGCGGCCACCACAGGCTCTGGGTGGAGACAAGTACATCAGCCTGCTGGCTGACCTGGCCACAAGGATAGGAGACTCTACCATCATGACAGCAGGGACACG GTCGAGCCACAAGCCACTGTTTGTGAGGATGACCCCCTTGCAGTCCGATTGGAGCCCGATGGGGCTGAAGGGCATCATTCCCTCCCTGCTGCACCATACTCTGCTGGGATACAACTTCCTCATTCCTGATGCAGTAG GTGGCTCTCTGTCCGGAGACCTGGTCACAGATGAGGAGTTGTTCATCCGTTGGCTGGAAATTGCAGCCTTTCTCCCTGTGATCAGCTTCCACACGCCCCCCTGGGTCTGTGGAGAGGACCGG GTGCTAAACGTAACTCAGACCTACATAACAAAGCACCAGAGGGATGTGGTCCCGCTGATAGAAAGGTATGCAGAGGAGTGGCGGATGACGGGAAACCCCATCTACCGGCCGATGTGGTGGCTCAGTCCCAGTGACCCCATGACCTTCACCATCGATGACCAGTTCCTCATCGGAGACAAG GTCCTGGTGGCACCAGTGGTGGAGAAGGGTCTAGTGCAGAGGGATATTTATTTACCTGACGGGGGCTTCCAGTGGCAGGACAGCCGGAACGCTCAGGTGTTCGATGGGGGGACGTTCCTACAGGACTACCCGGTGCCCCTGGAGGAGGTGGCCGTTTTCTTACGGAGAAGCTGA